The Salvelinus namaycush isolate Seneca chromosome 8, SaNama_1.0, whole genome shotgun sequence genome has a segment encoding these proteins:
- the LOC120052501 gene encoding glypican-1-like: MDFLQALLFLCLSAIPLSADNASSKARSCSDVRQFYSGKGFTLNGVPHTEISGEHLRICPQGYTCCTSAMEETLSNLSRREFEGLVREAGRSLQASLNAQYRSFDTYFTDLLNSSERSLQESFLAKLSSLYSKNAPVFQDLYTDLRRYYRGSAVNLEETLNDFWARLLEHLFKASALPQYTLTDDYLECVAKQTETLRPFGDVPRDLKSKVTRALVAARSFVQGLTVSGEVVRKVSQVPLSPECTRAMMKLVYCPHCRGLASVKPCANYCRNVMKGCLANQADLDTEWQNLIDTMLQVASSFSSDPSVDVVIYSIPLRISDAILYMQENTEVFTSKVFQACGTPKVAGTQSSGSEERKKRVNPASTAMEYKPSPTAGVRLEMQISDVSSKLREMQQYWVQLPAALCSSKVAAGAASDDKCWNGMTKARYLLEVMGDGLASQINNPEVDIDITKPDMTIRQQIMQLKIMTNRLRNALNGNDVDFQDASDDVSGSGSGMCTGESCARNGPRVIVPKADSTRYYNHPENKKVKSTGTQTHPSILLLLLSLATLLRRR; this comes from the exons GTGAGCACCTTCGGATCTGTCCCCAGGGGTACACCTGCTGTACCAGTGCCATGGAGGAGACCCTGTCCAACCTGAGTCGCAGGGAGTTTGAGGGCCTGGTCAGAGAGGCTGGACGCTCGCTACAGGCCTCTCTCAATGCACAGTACAGGAGCTTCGACA caTACTTCACAGACCTCCTGAATAGCTCAGAGCGCTCCCTCCAGGAGTCcttcctggccaaactgagctcCCTCTACTCCAAGAACGCCCCTGTGTTCCAGGACCTGTACACTGACCTGCGTCGCTACTACCGTGGCTCCGCTGTCAACCTGGAGGAGACGCTCAACGACTTCTGGGCACGGCTGCTGGAGCACCTGTTCAAGGCCTCCGCCCTCCCACAGTACACTCTCACTGATGACTATCTGGAGTGTGTCGCCAAGCAGACGGAGACCCTGCGGCCCTTTGGGGATGTTCCCCGCGACCTCAAGTCCAAGGTCACTCGGGCCTTGGTGGCGGCGCGGTCATTCGTCCAGGGCCTGACCGTCAGTGGAGAGGTGGTCCGCAAAGTCTCCCAG GTACCTCTCAGCCCAGAGTGTACCCGTGCCATGATGAAGCTGGTGTACTGTCCTCACTGTAGAGGCCTGGCCTCAGTCAAGCCCTGTGCCAACTACTGCAGAAATGTCATGAAGGGATGCCTCGCCAACCAGGCCGACCTCGACACCGAGTGGCAGAACCTCATCG ACACCATGCTGCAGGTGGCATCTAGTTTCAGTTCTGACCCCAGCGTGGACGTGGTCATCTACTCCATCCCCCTCCGTATCTCAGACGCCATCCTCTACATGCAGGAGAACACAGAGGTCTTCACCAGCAAG GTATTTCAGGCCTGTGGGACCCCCAAGGTGGCAGGCACACAAAGTTCAGGGTctgaggagagaaagaagagagttAACCCCGCCAGCACCGCAATGGAGTACAAACCTAGCCCCACCGCAGGGGTCCGGCTGGAGATGCAG ATATCTGATGTGTCCAGTAAGCTGCGGGAGATGCAGCAGTACTGGGTACAGCTGCCAGCTGCTCTGTGCAGTAGTAAAGTGGCAGCAGGAGCAGCTAGTGATGACAAGTGCTGGAATGGCATGACCAAGGCCAG GTATCTTCTTGAGGTGATGGGCGACGGCCTGGCCAGCCAGATCAACAACCCAGAAGTGGACATCGACATCACCAAGCCAGACATGACTATCCGCCAGCAGATCATGCAGCTGAAGATCATGACCAACCGGCTGAGGAACGCCCTCAACGGCAATGACGTGGACTTCCAGGATGCCA GTGATGACGTCAGTGGTTCAGGAAGTGGAATGTGTACAGGCGAGTCGTGTGCCCGCAATGGACCTCGTGTCATTGTGCCCAAAGCAGACAGCACCAGATACTACAATCATCCTGAGAACAAGAAGGTGAAGAGCACAGGAACCCAGACCcacccctccatcctcctcctcctgctctcaTTGGCCACACTGCTGCGCAGGCGATAA